The Dreissena polymorpha isolate Duluth1 chromosome 10, UMN_Dpol_1.0, whole genome shotgun sequence genome includes a region encoding these proteins:
- the LOC127848174 gene encoding perlucin-like protein: MNTKLFCAVIFSFFAFCESVCPNGWVRYEHSCYHFGHTAYNFLDSQRHCEHYGASLVNLESKDESDFLKGFLMLLSDQQHWIGLSDATNEGIWTWYPSEKRAEYTDWDHGQPNDGTGGNCGAIVASHNYHWVDVPCSRQFKPVCELVDDESIIVG; this comes from the exons ATGAATACGAAACTATTTTGCGCggttatattttctttttttg CATTTTGTGAATCAGTATGTCCAAACGGCTGGGTGAGATACGAGCACTCGTGCTACCATTTTGGACACACAGCTTACAACTTTCTGGATTCTCAG agGCATTGTGAACATTACGGTGCTTCGCTGGTAAACCTTGAGTCCAAAGATGAGAGCGATTTTCTCAAAGGATTTTTGATGCTTTTGAGTG ATCAACAGCACTGGATTGGACTATCCGACGCGACAAACGAAGGTATCTGGACCTGGTATCCTTCGGAAAAGCGTGCGGAATATACAGACTGGGATCATGGTCAACCAAACGACGGTACTGGAGGGAACTGTGGGGCCATTGTTGCCTCGCACAACTATCACTGGGTTGATGTTCCATGTAGTCGCCAGTTCAAGCCAGTTTGTGAACTCGT cgACGATgaatcgattatcgttggataA
- the LOC127849147 gene encoding uncharacterized protein LOC127849147 translates to MPRKRKRGSLTVKRKYHYITSEQPKEENHVASEPLVKIKATTDTSTQSESENVQVTSDHSYAIDEDSTYELDSFQETNIDKPEADVMECSSGLLEMEVETTTFSDFAVELKLQNISSQFVVKESEQSIQMLQLYANDSLTAIKLSVEIKSDFTCSVYVHRKCIPRSHQIWTGLPQHINRVAYVLVLLERLLKFDVCIGNPEVEFSNLVPIGSGLSSNNSPEIVAYREGDFNATHASGERYNSTIRSVKCDMLSTSKKCTACKKYFYLLQSRKNRVESRLNSCRKYSHTNFKHRDMTKQELNMKLNEQKHEIKNLQTELWKQRREFDKIITANGISVEGSEHHELKDLMASCETEFEKSFPISTSRQRLFWEQQMSFAKKKDSRGMRWHPMIIRWCLYLRQKSETAYDVLRETGFVNLPSTRTLFDYSHFLKSEMGHQADVLGLLKEEAVKRHLYDTEWRNYVGLLFDEIKIKEDLVYDKHTGQLIGYCNLGDVANEMMQFSETKNETKKELAKYMLVVMLRSLSCNWCFPLFGFATTGITADFLYPILWKTVALLQLSQINLHVLFFTCDGASPNRRFFNMHRVGIESVVYKTENPHNSDQNIYFISDVPHLLKTVRNNFSNSHAHKKSRMLWRNDKDISWMHLVRLFEEHCEMNLYSPCPKLSRKHIDLLSFNYLKVSLAAQVLSDSVALALEELYGPEVSETVQFMKLFNKFFDCLNVRSLFEGRNKRNDNLLPYTSVDDERLNFLTKDFLGYINKWEESIQSRPGIFNDSQRAQMILSHQTLDGLKISVNSITECVKFMLSKGANFVLTHNFNQDPLEQHFGHYRHKAGSNNNPTVYEVRNVMTTMRTVDSLAVPVKQGNIKRGAVDKENIDHSKLKRRK, encoded by the coding sequence aTGCCTAGAAAACGCAAAAGAGGATCCCTTACGGTGAAACGCAAGTACCACTACATAACATCTGAACAGCCAAAGGAAGAAAACCATGTTGCCAGTGAACCCCTGGTGAAAATTAAAGCTACAACAGATACTTCTACCCAGtcagaaagtgaaaatgtgcaggtcacaagtgatcatagttatgctattgatgaagactccacatatgagcttgactccttccaggagacaaacattgataagcctgaagctgatgtgatggaatgtagttcagggcttctagaaatggaggtggagacgacaaccttctcagactttgctgtggaacttaaactgcaaaatatttcatctcagttcgttgtaaaggaatcagagcaatcaattcaaatgttacagttgtacgcaaatgacagtctgacagcaatcaagctatcggttgaaattaagagtgattttacatgctctgtctatgtgcatcggaaatgcattccgagatctcaccaaatatggactggactgccacaacatatcaatcgcgttgcttatgttctggtgttattggaaagactgttaaaatttgatgtctgcataggaaatcctgaggtggaattttcaaATTTAGTTCCCATTGGATCAGGGTTGTCCAGCAACAACTCCCCAGAAATTGTGGCGTACAGGGAAGGGGACTTCAACGCAACACATGCCAGTGGAGAGAGATATAATTCCACTATTAGATCTGTGAAATGTGACATGCTGTCCACATCAAAAAAGTGTACAGCCTGCAAAAAGTACTTTTACTTATTACAAAGCAGGAAAAATAGGGTTGAAAGCAGACTAAATTCGTGCCGAAAATACAGCcacacaaactttaaacatagAGACATGACTAAACAGGAACTTAATATGAAATTAAACGAGcagaaacatgaaataaaaaatttacaaacagAGTTGTGGAAACAAAGGAGGGAATTTGATAAGATCATCACAGCAAATGGGATCAGTGTTGAAGGCAGTGAACATCATGAACTGAAAGACCTGATGGCAAGTTGTGAGACAGAATTTGAAAAATCGTTCCCGATTTCTACCAGCCGACAGCGTCTGTTTTGGGAACAGCAGATGTCTTTTGCCAAAAAGAAAGACAGTCGAGGGATGCGCTGGCACCCCATGATCATTCGTTGGTGTCTCTACCTTCGACAAAAGTCAGAAACAGCGTATGATGTTCTTCGCGAAACTGGATTTGTAAATTTGCCATCAACAAGGACATTATTTGACTATTCGCACTTCCTTAAGAGTGAAATGGGTCACCAGGCAGATGTTCTAGGTTTGTTGAAGGAGGAAGCTGTGAAGAGACACCTGTATGACACAGAGTGGAGGAATTATGTCGGTCTTCTCTTTGATGAGATAAAAATTAAAGAAGATTTAGTGTACGACAAACACACTGGACAGCTCATCGGATACTGCAATCTAGGCGATGTTGCCAATGAAATGATGCAATTCAGCGAAACAAAGAATGAAACTAAAAAAGAACTAGCAAAATACATGTTGGTTGTGATGCTGCGAAGTTTGTCTTGCAACTGGTGTTTTCCGTTGTTTGGTTTTGCAACGACAGGCATAACAGCCGATTTTTTGTACCCCATTCTGTGGAAGACAGTAGCGTTACTACAATTATCCCAAATTAATTTACATGTCTTGTTCTTCACTTGTGACGGTGCATCACCAAATAGACGGTTTTTCAACATGCATCGAGTGGGTATTGAATCTGTGGTATACAAGACGGAAAATCCACACAACAGTGACCAGAACATTTACTTTATATCAGATGTTCCACATCTTCTGAAGACTGTGAGGAACAATTTTAGTAACTCACATGCCCACAAAAAATCAAGAATGCTGTGGAGGAATGATAAAGACATTTCATGGATGCACCTAGTTCGTTTATTTGAGGAACATTGCGAGATGAACTTGTACTCTCCCTGCCCAAAGTTGTCGCGAAAACACATTGATCTGCTTTCCTTCAACTACTTGAAGGTCAGTTTAGCTGCACAGGTTCTGAGCGACTCTGTAGCTCTTGCCCTTGAGGAGTTGTACGGTCCAGAGGTCTCAGAAACTGTGCAGTTCATGAAACTATTCAACAAATTTTTTGACTGTCTAAATGTTAGGAGTTTGTTTGAAGGGAGAAATAAACGCAATGACAATTTACTGCCTTACACTAGTGTGGATGATGAACGCTTGAACTTCCTCACTAAAGATTTTCTTGGTTACATCAATAAGTGGGAGGAGAGCATTCAAAGTAGACCAGGAATTTTCAATGATTCCCAGCGGGCCCAGATGATTTTAAGCCACCAGACTCTCGATGGACTTAAAATATCTGTAAATTCCATCACCGAGTGTGTGAAGTTTATGTTAAGCAAGGGTGCTAATTTTGTATTGACCCATAATTTCAATCAGGATCCTCTTGAGCAACATTTCGGTCACTATAGACATAAAGCGGGATCAAATAATAACCCAACTGTCTATGAGGTCAGAAATGTGATGACAACAATGAGAACTGTCGACTCTTTGGCTGTACCAGTAAAGCAGGGAAACATTAAAAGGGGTGCGGTCGACAAAGAAAACATAGACCATTCCAAGTTAAAAAGACGAAAGTAA